CTCATCATCAGCAATACTGCTCCTCTCACAGTCAGCATGAGGCATGGGGACAGGCTGGCAGAAGATGCATAGAGCAGCATTCTTGGCCGAGGACTGCCCCAGTGAGAAAAAAGCTGCTGCTCCACATCAGCCCTACTGGGGGTACAAAAGCAACACAGAGAGTACACAAGCAGGAAGAACTAAGAGTATGCAGGTAGCATAATGCCACCTCACTGGAGATCTGTCTgcgaatttgtccaattccctcttaaagccATTACgcacaaagggaacactctgCACTAACCATCTGCTGCCCCCACATAGCATTGTGGCAGGACTCATGTTAACACCTGTATTCCCAGAATTCTCATTGCAGGCACCCTACCCCAGGAGAACACACTCACAGACACCAACCCGGAACTTGTATCCCACCAGGGGGAGCTAAGCCAATAAatcccacacaggtaagcaaagggtGGAGATAGGAGCCCCATTCTTCCACATAGTAATGTTTAAGCTCCCTCTCATATCTCCCTATGGGACAGACACCCCCCCTCCATTGTCCAGTGTTTCCTTGGCACACGCAGTGTGGCCATGTCCAGTGGGAAGATCTCTGGCACATTCTGCACTGAAGTGAATGCGAGCTGTGCAGTAGCCTGGTAGCTAGAGATCATGCCAAATCAGTGTCCCAAGagagtcaggggaaaaaaaatgaacagcaaTGTTTATTATTAGCCACATTGCTCTCCAGACAtagttcctgccccccccccccaaaaaaaaaaaacttccccagACAGACCCAGAGGCCAAAGTTTTTGCTGCAGACTGTTAATCTCTCTGCTTTGCCTAACCAATTCCCTGgttaaattgaataaatttaacCCAATAAATACAATGAATCCCAATAAATACAATGAATCCCATCCCAATAAATTGAATATTGAACACGATAGGAAGATAATGTAACAAATAATGTGTGgtgcagtggttcgcaaacttttttgactggtggctcccttgaccaaatgggccattggctgtggcctcctccctattagggctacaatcctatacactgtatagggtggcagtTTTTTCAAGAGGATTCCTCAGCTccactggctggtttccacagctccctgaggagccacagctcacagtttggggaccactggtgtTATGAGTTGTACAACTGGGACCAACTTAAATTAATTTCAGTTTCAGTCCAGTGGACAGTCTCTGAATTGAGGCCTGTGGGAATCAGCGCTTTGAAGCTGAAGCAATGAATTGTAAATGGATTAGATTGCCTTGTGGGTCCTTGCAGCTCTTTCTGATTCTAAAGGAAGTTAGTTCAAGACTACAGATGAATAAGGTTCAGCATGGTAAGCAGTCCTTGTGGCTATTTCAGCTTTGAACAGCTttagttagaaaaaaaaaacacccacaacCTTGATAAAAATCAGATGGAGAAGGAAATATTGTTTTAATGAAAGTCTACAAAGTCTCTTGCAGGATGAGTTGATGTGGAGATCTCTCATCCacaaagctgtgtgtgtgtgtgtgtgtgtgtgtgtgtgtgtgtgtgtgtgaaaagggGGAGTTCAAAGGGGGGGATCCCGACACAAAATAAATGGTCAGCCTCCCCTTTTCAACTCTTAGGTGTAaccgtggttggcaaccttcagtctcgaaagactatggtataagcctacagcacctggtattccaaggcagtttcccatccaagtactaaccaggcctgaccctgcttagcttccaagatcagacaagattgggcatgtgcagggtcacagtgtGAGGGGTAGGTGAGGGGTAGGTGTAACCAAGGAgtcaaaaactgcagataaacaTTCATGACAGCAAGACAAGGTTAGCATCTGCTTAAGGAAACTATCAAATTGAAATTGGCAGGCTAATCTTGGATTAACTGTCTGAAGATGTTGCTGTTTCTGAGCTCCAGGCCACACATTTACAGGTGCCACTATACAGGGAATGTCTTGGGGTGcgtatgtgtgtacacacacatatattagCAATTTTGAAATATACAGTATCCTACATTCTGCGTGTGCTGGGGCGGGCTGGTTAGGATCACAGTTTGCAACTCTGTGATTACTCCCCTCCCAAGTAATTTCATTCACTGGTGCTTTTACAAGTAAGCAAGGCATGCTGTTCCTAATCATTGCAACTACTGAACAAAGATCCATTGCATTCCATATTCCAGACCCAAGAgttgccaaccagatgcttcaaTGTGATGCCAACAAAGCAAGCTGTGGTGGCACAAGCTTCCTCTGTTTTCTGCCTTCTTGCTGCTGCTATCCAGAGATAGACTGGTTTCAAACATGGAAGTTCAATTTGGTGATCATGATGCACGTAGCACATGACGGCACATAGCCATGAATTTTTCTAATTGCCTCCTTAAACCAAATAAgtcaatgcagtggttctcacacatttagcactgggatccacttttcagaatgagaatctgtcaggacccacctgacagTGGGAGTAatgtcacgactggaagtgatgtcatcaagcaggaaaatttttaacaatcctaggcagaaatcctacccacacttacccaggagtaagtcccattgactagcattgttaaaagaatatacatagtagcttgttgaaagtacaggtctgtaacatttccccaaatgtagtcacataccatggtatcatccagtctaatctattaaaaataaaacattgaaatgaatggggacccacctgaaattggctcacgacccacctagtgggtcagtggccatcaccacatattGTAGTAATGAATGACAtaagttaacccatttttacctggcccacacatgtacacctttggtccctgttgcatgtttgcgacgttgggcagaaattgcttaattttGTGTTATATGACTGTAACACAGACATTCTTTTGTCTGGCTATCATCCATCCATCTTCATTTTCATCCATTTCATTCAGAAAAGACTGTCAGCCAAAGTGCATGTATTAACACGTGGATAAAATGTCAATGAGGCATAATGGTTACAGTGTGAGGTTAAGATCAGGGAGACGTGTTCAAATCCGCTCTCATGAGGCTCATTGGGTGACCTAGGACTAGTCATTTGCTCATAGTCAAACTTTCCttgcttttatcctcacaatatgAGGATAACGGGAGGGACACCACATTGCTCCCAGCCCCAGCATGCAAGGGGGAATCTGAGAGGCCGCTCCAAGAggtttaaacttctttttcaagaagaaaactttaTTTTACACTCATTTTTCTCTTGTTTATTAGTATGATTGTATGTAcgaagttacaaagttatatataaatatacaaatataattaCAAAAACTTACAAAGTTAATATATAcagtacattatatatatatatatatatacacacacacatacaaagttCATTAAAGAAAaagttcactgtctgtgcttcttctctggccattattatttattcattttgtcTCATGACTATTgcggaaaataattttgtcatggaggggtgccaaaaatgtatgggcccccgTTGCCAAATGTGCCTGGTACACCACTGGTACCAAGTGCCTTCAGTGTCTTGGGAGAAAGGCAAGGCAGAAATGCAACGAGCGATAATATCATTTTTAGAAATCTCATTTCCCCCTCAGAGGGACAATGAATGACCAGAGATGAGTTCCAGAACATAGAGACCAATGAGACATGTGTGAGATTGAAGAGGGGGTACCCTGCAGATACAAGATATTCCCATTGTACACTTCCCAAAGCATGTAGTAGCTCTTAGCAGTGAAAGCACACACTTAGCAAAACTAGGGTATTTCTGGTGTGTGAGATTTTGCCATCCATCCTCTCCTCCCTTGCAGCATAGGCTCCAAGCACCAAGGAAGAAGGCCTCAGTTCATATCTGGGGTTCAGTGACACCCGCAGCTTCCAGCCACCATGCCATCATACTGCCTGAGGACCACattttcatcatcatcaaaatacagcaggctgatggaaaagaGTTTATCTGGGACGCAGCAGGGACCACTCACGTCCTGGCTGAGTTTTAGTGCATTGATGATGGACTGGACGGTGGCGTGATTGGTCGGCCGCATGTTCTCCCCCAGTGGGAAGGGGCAGGACCCCCTGCAGTGGTAGGCATTGTACCCACGAGGAGAGATAATCCAACCACCCCAGCCAATTTCCTCAAAGTCCACAGAGAGTGGGAGCCTTTGGCAGGGCAACAGACTATCTGCTGAGCGAGGGATCCGTGTCCTGTTTGTTTGGAGGTCTGAAGACTGCTTGGAAAGTACTGGATTCTCCTGGGTCAAATCTAAGGAGAGAAAGATCAGATTCATGTTAAAAGCTGTGAACCACTTAAAAAAAGATTGCTGGGGGCTTCAGCATAGTTAAAGCACTAAGCAGGGATGGCATCAGGGTCTTGCAGAGGAAACAGGCCCACAAAAGGGCCTGACTGCCCGGGCTGCTAACCTCTGAACCTTCAGTACTAGAAGCAGCACACAAAGTACTAtcaaggggaaggtggggaaaccATGGAGGGCCTAGCACAGGGCTTTGTCTTAGGTCCCCCCAGCAACTTGGCTTGGCAACTGGCATTCTGCACTCTCTCAAGAGTCACGTCCCAGCAGATGCGTAATCTAAAAATGAACTTCCCTTCTCACAATGTAAATGATGACTAGGCCACACACACAGCCAAGATTAGAATTGAGAGGTCCTAGAACAAATGGGGGTGACCTCTGTATGGGTTTAATATAAACTGTCTCCATTTGAAGATTAAAAATTGTCCTTGTGAATCTCGCCCCCTCCCCCTACTGAGTGAAATAGAAGCACAAGATCAGAAAGGATAATTCATATTCCAGTAATGGATTTCATAGAGGTGCATCTCTTTCTAATGATTCTAAGGAATAAGTAACCACATCAGAAGCACAGGAGAAGCACAGGAAATCTCTTCCTACGCaaacaacagctcaatcctacccaaatcccctCCCCCACCGAGGTAGCTGTGTCAACAGAGTGCGCACTGTATCTGCAGGAGAAGGATACTTGGATCTATACCTGCTGTTTAGCTGGACTAGGAGGCTTACAATGGTGGTCTAGATGGAACCTTGTCCTGACCTAGCAAGGCTGCacatatgttcttatgcctgtgcatgtgtgtgcatgtacatgcaTACTTCATGTTTCATTCATTTGACACAGAAGACTTCTTTTTATTCTTGCGGAGTCCTCATCTTCAATTTTCCCTTCTGTATTTTATCCTTTGTCCTATGTTAttactttagggtgcaatccaaaaaaggaggcacatttgtgccaccgaGTGAAGAgagaggccagcccaagccctgcaGGGCAGTGCAAAAGGTAACCCCGCtccagctgagtcaggccagtacaaggatctggggggggggcgcagggggagggtgggaaggaggcgttccagggcagggtgggtggtgggcaggctgCAGTTGAGCGgggtgggaaggtgggggggggggccaggatccagcacttgtacAAGATCCTAACCCCGGTCTGAAGCAGTTCTGGGATATTCaggtctgtgccacctctttaggtggcactgatccaagttgacccattggagctgctacGGCATtgcctggggtaagaggaatgaattccccttgccctggactgagccacaggcagccccaaccctgctctggatgcagcacaggccagccaacctgcctgctccagggcaggttaggattgggctgtctgtgacacatgccttttaatataaaacatttttttttaaaggagggagagaggcaattTTCTTCCCTGTGAAAAGATTTCCTGTACAAGTGGTTAGTATGAAATCAACCTGACTGAGGCCAAAAAGTAGTTCTAGCTCTTGTTCCAGAGATACACTGTGATGTGCATTGCATGTGTACCGTTAAGCTTCTCCCCCAAATGCCACACCTCTATCTTTCCTTTGAATTCCACAATACCGTTAAAAGAAATAGCCATGCCATTTCTCTCCCCATCACACCTGTGCCTTCAGTCGTCCCCTACTGCTAGCCAAAGGATTCTCCTCCTCACCTAGGACTCTGTTGGTGGGCAGCACAGCTCCTCGCCGCCCATCGTCAGTGAACAAAACCAGCATTGGTTTCTTGCTCTCATGATGATTTCTGCCAGAAGCGAACTGTACAGCTTTGGGATCCAGCAGTACTCCTTCAAGGCTCTGCACTGTTACCAACAAACCCTGGTTGCTACTTTCCTCTTCTGTCCAATCACGAACCTGCAATGCCGCACAAAATGGTTAATTCGTATAAAAATTATAATTTAGGTCGATCAAAGCAAGCCAGCCAAGCTGTATGCTACAGAAAAAGGCTGAAAGCAAAACAGGAAGATTGACCTGTTAATCTGACCTTGAGGGATTTTTTTTGTCCCTAGCAACAAATCTGGGGATCATTGAGACATCAAAAAAATTCACTTGTTGAATCTCTCCCTTCGCCATCTCCTGGTAAGTTCATGACAGAAACAACgtttgaaccagggaccttccTGATTCATGGCATCATCTCACTATCTTCCATTTGCCCTACAAATGCAATCATGCCTTTGGTCACTATGCTATGCATACCCAAAACAGAATATTTCAAGTGGGCCACATAATCTTTACAACAGTAATCTTAATAACAACATTGTGAATCAGTGTTGTTATATCCATATTTCATGGAGGGGGCTGAGACTGACTGGCTCTGGACCAACGGGTGATTTCATTCGGGGACTtcttgattcatagctcagtttcGTAGCCAATAAGCCACAACAACTTTCATAGGATCAGAATCTGGCTGGCAAGACTATGAACTCACCGCTTGCGTAATCGTAAACATTTCCCAGCCGGTACTCTGCAGAGATAGGGGCCTGGCTGAGAGCAATTTTTTCCCATGGGAGGAATCCAGGTTCTCCTTGTCTAGGACCTGATAGATGCTCACctgaaagggggaaaaggaggcaTGAAAATTAGTCCAGGGATAAGTAACAAACCAGCCTCGTGGGAGGCTGCTGTAAAACAAGTATCAGTTCTAAAATGAGAGGTGCAAGTCTGTTTGGAAGCTCCTTGAAACTCTTTTCTGTATTCCCCCAGCTGTGCAGGAAACATAGTGAAGAAAGATCCTGCCTTGAGAGATCAATAcaagagaggagaagggaagaaaagcagAGGCAAAGGTGAATAGGAGAAGAATATGTAGTTGTTGGAGATACAAGTTAAATAGCTCAGGCTCCTTGTTTAAAGGGGGTACACACAAATTAATGAAGAGGTAGCTCTACTAACAGTTGTTTGTCATGACAGATGGAGCATCCACATTTAGTGGCAGTCTAACTCTGAGTTCAGGGGGACAAACAGTAGGGGAGAGCCATTGCCCTTTAGTCTTGCATGTAGACTTCCCAGAGACCTCTGGCTGGTGGTATTGgaaacaagatggcagactggagTGACCCATGATTTGATGTCCATAGTCAATTTCTCTCTGATTATTAAAATATGTACACAAGGGACATAGCCCTTGTCAGGCAACATCATTCTTTACACAGAATAAACTGGATTCTAATTTGAGATCTGATTGGCCCATCTTGTTCTGAACAAGAATTACGTTGTTGAATTTTGCAAGTTTTGTTTTGCCAAATGTTCGGTCTTCAATGTACTTCATAGGGCTGAGGTTGGGCCTATCCCCAGAACCTCTTTCCACTGCCTTCACCAGGCTCACTTACCTTGCAAAAATGTTGCTTGTTGAAAAGCCCATCAGCTACCTGAGCTCGCAGTTTGAAGAGGTGCAGCTCAGCCGTCAACACCCTCTCGTTCTTTGCCACGCTGGACAGGATGAAGAGGAAATGCAGCTGGTCACTGTGAGCTGGAGCAGACAGATTGGAAAGTGATTGACATTAATTGGTTATTTCCGCAGCATCTTGAAGCATACATACAAATTATTTGAGCCTCATAACAGTCATGAGAAGCGTTGGAATTTCACCATTGTATGTTCTCCATGACTGTGTGGTATAATGCTGCCACTCAGTGTATCAAGTCAATACTGCATGAGATCAGACAATTGTCTGGCTCAGTATCAGATAGCTTCATATGTTCCACAAACATGCAATTGATACTCATTACAATGTATGTAGTATGGTGGTGGGATTGCTCTTTTACAGTCAGACACAACCATCTTTCTGAATTTATAAAATTTGTATTCTGAGCTCCATGAacaactcctccccaccctcctttatctttgcaacaactctgaggtaggttaggatgagagccagagaggctagttcaaggtcacccactgagcttcatggctcaGTGGAGATCTGAAACTGGGTCTACTCAATCCTCATCTGACATGCATGTCACCACATGACACCACACTGATTATCAAATCAAAAGTTTAATGCACAAGATCATATAAACCAGATTAGTTACCACTTAAAGTCTCACAACAATTTAGTGGAGTTTCATCAAATGgggagcactggtgatccataTTAAAAGAAGGAAAGAGTCTTGATGTATCTGAGAGACGTAACAGACATTGTGGTTGATGTTTTCATTAAAGTTCTACTGACATCAggtaatagttggcaaccttcagtctcgagagactatggtatcgcgctctgaatggtggttctggaacagcatctagtgtggctgaaaaggccgatttgggagtgacatcccttccacattgggagcaagtgcagtctgtccttggtctgtctccttggTGACATCAGGTGCATTCCATGAAAGGGAATTGATTCCATGAAAGCTTCTGGCACAACAAACTGCTAGTTTTTCGTGTGTCACAAagcttgctgctgtttctgcaacTGAATAGCATAGCTACCCCTCTGGAAACTGGAATTCATGCTGGCAATTGCGAGTATACAACCAGAGGTAGTGGTGGAGAGAAGGGGCAGATTCTTATTCTGGCTTAATCAACACTGAATACAAGCAGTGAATTCATGGATATATATGACAATTTAGACATATATATGACAAATATTTCCTATTTCTAGTATGCGGTGCCTGCTGTGTTTTATACATTGACTTCAATATCTTGTAATTTGTTCATTTTGTTTTGATGTTCTTGTTCATGTATTGTTGTCCAGTATTGTGTTTTAGTGACTTTTTGTGAGATGCTTTAAGTGTTGTTGAGCAAAgcaaaagtattttaaatatCAATACAAATAAATATATTGAGGATTTCATGCTGAAACTAGTCCAGAAAAGATACTCAGGTTTACTGCagctaagaacccaatcctatgcatggctactcaggagtaagtcccactgtagtcaatggagtttttttcccaggtaagtgtggataggattgcagccaaagtgtctTGAGACTAGACTAATCTGGAAGCAATACCTGATAGGTggaaaacatttattttgaaCTGATCAAGCATCCTAGTTGCTGAGAATGGCTTAAGATTGATAAATGCCTGCAGGACATTCCATTCATGCCCTAGCCAGTTAGAGGCATTTTCACAAGCATGGGGTTTTGGAAAGGAATAGTCATTTTACTTAAAAGTCAACATAAGCACCAGGCATGTCCAAACAAGTGACAGCCTTCTCAATCAACATAGATCAGGGAGCTTCCAGGCAGCTCAAAGGGTGAATTAAGCAAGAAGAATCCTTGGTATccccatatttttaaaaaattaaatctaGAAAATGTTGCCTTGATGAATCAAAGACCTGTCCATTCCACAACACTTGCCTCTAACACCAAGCACACAGATGCACCCTGAACTGGCAGTTAATTAGCTCTGCACCCACCCAAATCTGCCAGATGCTTCTGAGAAGCTTAGAAGCAGACTATGAAGGCAGCAGCTTTCATCTGTTGTTTGCTTCTCAGCATCTGGAATTCAAGGGTAAACTGCCTTTGAACAGTGAGGTTCCattttaaagccccccccccccaacctgcccAGCTCTTCTTAACTGTTTCTTTAGATGGCAGGCCTTTAGGTAAGCCTGTTTCACTTTTAATTTCAGCATCAGGTGTGTTTAGGCAATTTATACAAATAACAACCACAGTAACCCAAAACAAGGCCTTCTAAAGGGGGGGGAATATGGATGTCACGTGAGAATATACTGCATATTAAAAAGGCCATCTGCACTGGACATCACCCAACTTCTCCTCCCTCCTCTGGCCAAGAAAGCTCATTCCACGCACCAGCCAAGCAgccctccccactctcccacaTCCTACCACCACTCACTTTTGTCCAAGAAACTGCGCACTGTGTTGCCTTTCAAGATGCCAGGGTCTTTGGTGATGCCATCATCTCCTGCCACAGTATTGTAGAGGTCCACCATATACTGGGGAGGCTGCTTGATGTGGTGGGGGGATTGGGGGAGACCCTCAATGCCAAAGACCTGCAAGAGCCTCTTGAGGGCTTTGGCTCTCGTATCTTCAGAGTCATTTTCTGGCAGGTGGGCATGGGAGGGTCTGCCAAAGCAAGCTGGCATATCCCAGGCAAGGAAGAGCCAGAGTAAAAGCTGAGGATGAAGCATGCCTGGTTTCTTTGTGATCCTCAAAAGAATCCCTTCCCATTGGGCTGCAGCAACATTTATAAGGGAAAATTCCTCCCAAATCTTGGGCCCAGAAGAGGCCATTAAGCTGAAGATGTTAATGAGCCATCAGGAAGGGCAAAGAAAGTTAATGGTGATGCTAACAAGGTGAGAAACCATGGCTATTAGGCCCAGTACACAAATGTTAGCTGGATGTGGATTCTCCCCCTGTCACATTTGCTGTAAAAAGGGTGCCTGCTATTGGCAGGGAGGAGAGCCAGGGATCTGCAGATGACTCAAAAGTTTATTCAGTAGCAAATATTGTTAGGAGCAGAGATTAGTCTCCCTGGGAGGCTAATGGGGCAAATAGGAGGCTATTTGCACCTAGGAAGGAATTATATAGTTTTTGACAAATCTGGAAGGAATACCTGATAGGtggaaaacatttattttaaactgaTCAAGCATCCTCCTTGCTGAGAATGGTTTAAGATTGATAAATGCCTTCAGGACATTCCACTCAGGCCCTAGCCAGTTAGCAGCCATTTTCACAAGGGCTGGTCCATAGAGAAGAAGAAAGGATGACTCTAAGGCAGCAAGAAATCAATaccaccacattttaaaaaatgattgtaTTTTTTTGTAACATTCAGGAACAGCTGCCTCACAGGGACATGTCGGAGGGTCTGAAATATTCACCCATTTTTGCAATGTTGGGTTGTTGATTTCTGAACTGTTCTTACTTTCTGCTCTTTGTCTCTggtaaaagcaatatataaatatgaatacggttgaaaagcagcatataaatatttttaataatagcaGCAACAAGAATAAATCCTTGTCCCTGTCTTTGGGGCATGCCTTATTTACAGATACTACAGTTGTCAT
The DNA window shown above is from Tiliqua scincoides isolate rTilSci1 chromosome 8, rTilSci1.hap2, whole genome shotgun sequence and carries:
- the LOC136659296 gene encoding bone morphogenetic protein 2-like; this translates as MPACFGRPSHAHLPENDSEDTRAKALKRLLQVFGIEGLPQSPHHIKQPPQYMVDLYNTVAGDDGITKDPGILKGNTVRSFLDKTHSDQLHFLFILSSVAKNERVLTAELHLFKLRAQVADGLFNKQHFCKVSIYQVLDKENLDSSHGKKLLSARPLSLQSTGWEMFTITQAVRDWTEEESSNQGLLVTVQSLEGVLLDPKAVQFASGRNHHESKKPMLVLFTDDGRRGAVLPTNRVLGEEENPLASTPMDLQTNRTRIPRSADSLLPCQRLPLSVDFEEIGWGGWIISPRGYNAYHCRGSCPFPLGENMRPTNHATVQSIINALKLSQDVSGPCCVPDKLFSISLLYFDDDENVVLRQYDGMVAGSCGCH